The Dokdonia sp. 4H-3-7-5 genomic interval CTAGCTTTAAGTAGCGTATCCCAAGCAGCTATTCTAGTTTTTGGCCAATTTGCAACGTAAATAATGAGATCATAATCAAATGTATTACGCGCATACACCGGAAAACGCAAGTCATAACAAATCTGTGGAAAAATCTTCCAGCCTTTATAATCGATAAGTACCTGTTCATTACCTGCTTTATACTGCTCTCCCTCGCCAGCCATATTAAATGTATGGCGTTTATTATAGCTCGTTATTTCACCTTCTGGAGTGACAAATAAAAACCGATTGTAATAGAGACCTTCTTCACTTATTATTAAACTTCCGCAGATGGCTGCTTGTGACTTTAAGGCCTGGCGCTTCATCCACTGGACAGTATCTCCATCCATAGTTTCGGCTAGGGATTGCGGACTCATAGAAAACCCAGTGGTAAACATCTCTGGTAGTACA includes:
- a CDS encoding amidohydrolase, with amino-acid sequence MKSETLQVSLIQTSLYWEDANRNRAHQGTLMAKVPEGTHLIVLPEMFTTGFSMSPQSLAETMDGDTVQWMKRQALKSQAAICGSLIISEEGLYYNRFLFVTPEGEITSYNKRHTFNMAGEGEQYKAGNEQVLIDYKGWKIFPQICYDLRFPVYARNTFDYDLIIYVANWPKTRIAAWDTLLKARAIENMSYCIGVNRVGVDGNNLEYIGHSAVYNVLGEEIVTAHTQEGVVTTTLTKTHIKNTRSKLPFLEDKDRFTLE